One Vallitalea pronyensis genomic region harbors:
- a CDS encoding ECF transporter S component — MRKKLHVESIVYSGVLITIGIILPMIFHAVGGAGKVFLPMHIPVILAGFILSPVYAVGVGMLTPLISSLLTTMPLLYPICPIMMVELGTYGLVISLLSKAGVHNIFIKLLASMLVGRLMAGLTVYIMGVTLGLKFDPIEYVKGAIVVGLPGLLIQWLIIPSMVYMMDRYFPRIVNIKR, encoded by the coding sequence ATGAGAAAAAAATTACATGTAGAATCCATTGTGTACAGCGGCGTTTTAATTACTATCGGTATTATCTTACCCATGATTTTTCATGCGGTAGGAGGTGCAGGAAAGGTATTTTTACCCATGCACATTCCAGTCATTTTAGCTGGTTTTATACTATCACCTGTGTATGCTGTTGGTGTTGGTATGCTGACACCGTTAATTAGCAGCCTCTTAACAACCATGCCTCTATTATACCCTATATGCCCCATTATGATGGTAGAACTTGGCACCTATGGTCTTGTGATTAGTTTGCTAAGTAAAGCAGGCGTTCATAATATTTTCATAAAATTATTAGCCAGCATGTTAGTGGGGAGATTAATGGCTGGATTAACGGTCTACATTATGGGGGTAACACTGGGTCTGAAATTTGACCCCATTGAGTATGTAAAAGGAGCAATTGTCGTAGGGTTGCCTGGGCTTCTTATTCAATGGCTTATCATACCTTCCATGGTCTATATGATGGATAGATACTTCCCTAGAATAGTTAATATAAAAAGATAG
- a CDS encoding NUDIX hydrolase: protein MNSIRNYQPYNEQEEKDLALFQKSLDLFDDVLVRENTIAHVGCSAFVVNSARSKVLMIYHNIYQSWSLPGGHADGNSDLLAVAMAEVKEETGIEHYKPVTEDIFSIDILAVIGHYKKGEYVSAHLHLDASYLIEANEDDPLIIKEDENSDVKWVPMDQVVDHSTEPHMKLVYAKLIDKVRTLGL from the coding sequence ATGAACAGCATTAGAAATTATCAACCATATAACGAACAAGAAGAAAAAGATTTAGCATTATTTCAAAAAAGCCTTGATTTATTTGACGATGTCCTTGTAAGAGAAAATACCATTGCTCATGTGGGATGCTCTGCCTTTGTGGTGAATAGCGCACGAAGTAAGGTGTTGATGATCTATCATAACATCTATCAATCCTGGTCATTGCCTGGTGGCCATGCAGATGGTAACAGTGATCTATTGGCTGTAGCTATGGCGGAAGTAAAAGAAGAAACAGGTATAGAACATTATAAGCCTGTGACAGAAGATATTTTTTCGATAGATATCTTAGCGGTTATAGGCCATTACAAAAAAGGGGAATATGTATCGGCACATCTTCACTTAGATGCTTCATACTTAATAGAAGCCAATGAGGATGATCCTTTAATCATTAAGGAAGATGAAAACAGTGATGTAAAATGGGTACCCATGGACCAAGTGGTGGACCATTCCACTGAACCTCATATGAAGTTGGTATATGCTAAGTTGATCGATAAGGT